ATGGTTACGGATGGATTCCAACGCCTCGTTGAACTGCGATGAGCTGTGTTGACCAAAATAGGTGCGATCCATGGGCACTCTCCTCAACGTCCGGGCGTCAGCCGAACCGACCGGTGATATAGGCTTCGGTAAGCTCGTGTTCCGGCTTGGTGAACACGGTCTCGGTGTCATTCACCTCGATCAGACGACCCAGATGGAAATACGCGGTCCGGTTGGACACCCGCGCCGCCTGTTGCATGGAGTGGGTCACAATGGCGATGGTGTAGGACTCGGTCAGTTCGTCGATCAGTTCCTCGATCTTGGCCGTGGCGATCGGATCCAGCGCGGAACACGGCTCATCCATCAGCACCACTTCCGGACTGACCGCGATGGTGCGGGCGATACACAGACGCTGCTGCTGACCGCCGGACAAGCCGGTGCCCGGCGCATGCAGACGGTCTTTCACCTCTTCCCACAGACCGGCCCGGCGCAGACTGGTTTCCACGATCTCATCGAGCTCGTACTTCTTGTTGGCCAGACCATGCAGGCGTGGTCCATAGGCCACATTGTCGTAGATGGATTTGGGGAACGGGTTGGGCTTTTGGAACACCATGCCCACCCGGGCACGCAGTTCCACCACATCCATCTTCGGATCATAGAGATCCTGGTCTTCCAGAAACAGCTCGCCGGTCACACGACAGATGTCGATGGTGTCGTTCATGCGGTTGAGGCTGCGCAGAAAGGTGGATTTGCCGCAACCGGACGGACCGATCAGCGCCACCACCTCATTCTTGCCAATGTCCAGGCTGACCTTGTGGATCGCCTGGTTGTCACCATAGAACACGTCGACGTCACGCAGACGCATTTTCGGGTCGTCCACGAACGGCGCGCCTACGGTGTGCTCGGGGTATCGGGTTTCCTGCATGGGTTGCTCTTCCAGGTCGATCAACGGCTCCTCGGCATGATTCCGACCAGAAGCGTTCTTGTCCAGTTTCTCAGCGGTGTCCATCGGTCATCTCCTCTGCTAACGAGACGCTTACCAGCGACGCTCGAGACGTTTACGCAGTACAACCGCCAAGGTGTTCATGGCGATCAGGAAGGCGAGCAACACCATGATGGCCGCGGAGGTCATGGCCACGAAGGACTGCTCGGGGCTGTCTGCCCAAAGGTAAATCTGCACCGGCAATACCGTGGACGCATCCAGCGGCCCGGTGGGAACGTCGACGATAAAGGCGACCATGCCGATCAGCAGCAGCGGCGCGGTTTCACCCAGCGCCTGGGCCATGCCGATGATGGCACCGGTGAGCATGCCGGGCAGAGCCAGCGGCAGCACGTGATGCAATACCACCTGCATGCGCGAGGCGCCCAGCCCCATGGCCGCTTCGCGAATCGACGGCGGCACCGTTTTGATCGAGGCCCGGCTGGTGATGATGATGGTCGGCAGTGTCATCAGCGTCAGCACCAGACCGCCCAGGACCGGCACCGAACGCGGCACGCCGAACAGATTGATGAAAATCGCCAGGCCGAGCAGACCGAAGATGATCGAGGGCACCGCCGCCAGGTTGTTGATGTTCACCTCGATAAAGTCGGTGAAGCGGTTTCTCGGCGCGAATTCTTCCAGATAGATCGCCGCGGCCACGCCGATGGGGAACGACAGACACAGGGTCACCAGCATGGTGAAGAAGGAGCCCACCGCCGCGCTCCAGATCCCCGCCAGCTCCGGTTCACGGGAGTCCCCTCTGGAGAAGAATGAGGCGTTGAAACGGCGCTCCGTGTCACCGGCCCGCTCCAGCTCCATGGTCCAGCTTTTCTGTTCGGCGGTCATGCGGCTGTTCTCGCGACCCTTCTCGCCGGCCTTGAGGAACAGATCCACGTCATCGTCCGCCAGCAGCCACAGAGTCTGGGTGGTGCCCAGCCACTCGGGATTCTCCCGTAGCAAATCGCGCAGCTCATAGCCGGCGCCAATGCTCATCAGGGCGCTCAGCTCCCGTACCTGGAGACGTTCGGTGACCTCCGGGAAACGCGCCTTGAGGGCCTCACGGACGGCACCGTCATAGTTGCCGTAGTTCAGTTGGTCCGGGTCCCGGGCGTCTTCGATATCCAGCGTTTGCTGGTCAAATGCGATGTCCAGCTTGATGTAGTGCTCGAAGAACGCACTGTGGCCCTTGCCAATAATATCGGTGAACAGAATCGCCAGCGCCGCCAGACCGATGGCGATGGAAATAATCCCGTAGGCCCGGAATCGGCGCTCGGCACGGTATCGGCGGGCCAGGGATTTGCGTACCTGCTCGGTGGTTTTACTCATACGATGATTCTCCACTGCGGTGCCCTGGGCCCGGTCATTCGTATTGCTCGCGGTATTTCTTGACGATGTGCAGCGCCAGAATGTTCAGACACAACGTGGTCAGGAACAGCATCAGGCCCAACGCGAACGCCGCCAGGGTCTTGGCACTGTCGAACTCCTGGTCCCCGGTGAGCAGCGTGACGATCTGCACCGTGACAGTGGTCACCGCATCCAGCGGGTTGGCGGTCAAGTTGGCGGCCAGACCGGCGGCCATCACCACGATCATGGTCTCGCCGATGGCCCGGGACGCCGCCAGCAGGATGCCGCCCATGATCCCCGGCAGCGCCGCTGGAAACACCACTTTACGGATGGTTTCGGAGCGGGTGGCGCCCAGCCCCAGAGAGCCGTCGCGCATTACCTGGGGTACCGCGGTGATGACATCGTCGGACAGGGAAGATACGAACGGGATGATCATCACCCCCATCACCAGCCCCGCCGCCAGGGCCGATTCCGAGGCCACGCTCAGCCCCACCGCCTCACCGACGGAACGGATGAAAGGCGCCACCGTCAAGGCGGCGAAAAAGCCATACACCACGGTAGGCACCCCGGCGAGAATCTCCAGCATGGGTTTGGCCACCGAACGCACCCGGGACGGTGCGTACTCGGCGAGATAAATCGCCGACATCAATCCGATCGGCACCGCCACCAATAACGCGATGGAGGAAATCAGCAGGGTACCGACGAACAGCGGAATCGCGCCGAAGGCACCGGAGGACGCCACCTGATCGACTCGCAGAGCGGTTTGCGGGCTCCACTGCAGCCCGAACAGAAACTCCGCCGGAGACACTTTCTGGAAGAAGCGGATCGACTCGAACAACACAGACATCAGGATGCCCACCGTGGTCAGAATCGCCACCGTGGCGCACAGCATGAAGATCACGCGCAGGATCGACTCAACCTGCTGCCGGGCCCGCAGTTGCGGCGCGATCTTGACCCAGCCCCAGGCGGCGCCGATCAGCCCCACCGCGATCACCACCACGGTCAGGGCCATGGCACTGGTGGTTCGCAGGCCGTTGAGACGCTCGGCGGCGGCGGCGATGGCCGGGTCCACCGACTCCGGTGACAACGAACCGCTGGCGACGTTCTGGATCTGGCTGAGCAACAGACCACGGGCGCCGTCACTGTCCGGCCGGAGAGCCTCGGGCAGGCCCTGCATGACCGTCTGACGGATAATGGTATCGTCGAATGCCAGCCAGGCCCCCAGTATCAGCAGGGCCGGCAGGGCGCACCACAGGGCCGCGCGCATGGCGTAATAGAACGGCAGGGAATGGAGGTGACGGATGCCCCCCAACGGCCGTGCCAAAGCCAGTGACCGCTGATGGCCCAGGTAGTAGGCCAGCGCCACCATGACGATCAGCAACAGCAACAGATTGCCTGTTTGCATGCTCAGCTACTCCGAGATCATTGTTTGCTCGCCAAAACCCGCGGGTTTTGGCCAACAAACCGCCTTCTGCCCAGAGGGCGAAAAAGCCCGATGGCCAAGACCATCGGGCTCGAGATGACGCATCCCTGCGATCCGAGCTCCCTGAATTACAGCTCGTTACCCG
This sequence is a window from Alloalcanivorax dieselolei B5. Protein-coding genes within it:
- the pstA gene encoding phosphate ABC transporter permease PstA, whose product is MSKTTEQVRKSLARRYRAERRFRAYGIISIAIGLAALAILFTDIIGKGHSAFFEHYIKLDIAFDQQTLDIEDARDPDQLNYGNYDGAVREALKARFPEVTERLQVRELSALMSIGAGYELRDLLRENPEWLGTTQTLWLLADDDVDLFLKAGEKGRENSRMTAEQKSWTMELERAGDTERRFNASFFSRGDSREPELAGIWSAAVGSFFTMLVTLCLSFPIGVAAAIYLEEFAPRNRFTDFIEVNINNLAAVPSIIFGLLGLAIFINLFGVPRSVPVLGGLVLTLMTLPTIIITSRASIKTVPPSIREAAMGLGASRMQVVLHHVLPLALPGMLTGAIIGMAQALGETAPLLLIGMVAFIVDVPTGPLDASTVLPVQIYLWADSPEQSFVAMTSAAIMVLLAFLIAMNTLAVVLRKRLERRW
- the pstB gene encoding phosphate ABC transporter ATP-binding protein PstB → MDTAEKLDKNASGRNHAEEPLIDLEEQPMQETRYPEHTVGAPFVDDPKMRLRDVDVFYGDNQAIHKVSLDIGKNEVVALIGPSGCGKSTFLRSLNRMNDTIDICRVTGELFLEDQDLYDPKMDVVELRARVGMVFQKPNPFPKSIYDNVAYGPRLHGLANKKYELDEIVETSLRRAGLWEEVKDRLHAPGTGLSGGQQQRLCIARTIAVSPEVVLMDEPCSALDPIATAKIEELIDELTESYTIAIVTHSMQQAARVSNRTAYFHLGRLIEVNDTETVFTKPEHELTEAYITGRFG
- the pstC gene encoding phosphate ABC transporter permease subunit PstC — translated: MQTGNLLLLLIVMVALAYYLGHQRSLALARPLGGIRHLHSLPFYYAMRAALWCALPALLILGAWLAFDDTIIRQTVMQGLPEALRPDSDGARGLLLSQIQNVASGSLSPESVDPAIAAAAERLNGLRTTSAMALTVVVIAVGLIGAAWGWVKIAPQLRARQQVESILRVIFMLCATVAILTTVGILMSVLFESIRFFQKVSPAEFLFGLQWSPQTALRVDQVASSGAFGAIPLFVGTLLISSIALLVAVPIGLMSAIYLAEYAPSRVRSVAKPMLEILAGVPTVVYGFFAALTVAPFIRSVGEAVGLSVASESALAAGLVMGVMIIPFVSSLSDDVITAVPQVMRDGSLGLGATRSETIRKVVFPAALPGIMGGILLAASRAIGETMIVVMAAGLAANLTANPLDAVTTVTVQIVTLLTGDQEFDSAKTLAAFALGLMLFLTTLCLNILALHIVKKYREQYE